In Calditerricola satsumensis, the genomic stretch GCCGAGTAAACCCCGTCCACCTTGTTCTTCGCCATAAGAATGACTTCGGCCTCGATTTCCGCCGCGCGCAACGCGGCCGTCGTATCGGTCGAAAAGAAGGGATTCCCCGTTCCACCCGCAAAGATGACAACGCGCTTTTTCTCCAGATGGCGAATCGCTTTGCGGCGGATGTACGGTTCGGCCACCTGGCGCATTTCGATGGACGTCTGCACGCGGGTCGGCACGCCAAGCTTCTCCAGCCCGTCCTGAAGGGCCAGGGCGTTCATCACCGTGGCCAGCATGCCCATGTAATCGGCTGTGGCCCGGTCGATGCCCTTGGCACTCCCGGCCAGCCCGCGCCAGATGTTCCCCCCGCCGACAACCACGGCCACCTCCACGCCGAGGTCGACGACTTCCTTGATCTGTCGGGCAATGGTCGCGATCATGTCTGGGTCGATGCCAAACC encodes the following:
- the pyrH gene encoding UMP kinase; its protein translation is MSGPKYKRVVLKLSGEALAGSQGFGIDPDMIATIARQIKEVVDLGVEVAVVVGGGNIWRGLAGSAKGIDRATADYMGMLATVMNALALQDGLEKLGVPTRVQTSIEMRQVAEPYIRRKAIRHLEKKRVVIFAGGTGNPFFSTDTTAALRAAEIEAEVILMAKNKVDGVYSADPAVDPNATKFEQLSYLELLNRGLGVMDATASSLCMDNNIPIIVFSIMEEGNIKRAVMGEKIGTLVGGEA